Part of the Labilibaculum antarcticum genome, TGATCACTGCAAAGTCTTTTATTTTGATGTAGATTTTCCCAGAATATTCTTTGGCGTAATAATCACCTGTGTTGCTTAGCATTGGTTTTTTACTTTTGTATCCAATAACCCAGATTGAATCATTCTCGTATTCTGTGATTTGCTCTAACTTTAAATTGTAAAAGTCAATATGATTACTGTTTAGGATATTTCCGCGACCACGAACAATGTCCATCTCCAATAATTCATCTAAGTAGGTGGAGCCATCAGCAAGCGATGCGTTCTCAAAATTCTTTCGTACTTGCAGAAATTTATACCCGCGTTCTTTAAATACCTGATAGGCATCTGCTCTTTGGTATCCTTTGTCGTCGTAAATACGGATTGCCGCTTCACGAAGACGATTTAGCTCACTATTTTTAAATTTTTCAGATCGATAATAAACGTCGTAATTAAAAGGGGTTTGTAAATAATTTTCAGAAATTCGTTCAATCGCAGTTTTTATTCTTTTCTTTAAAACTAACGATTGAGCAGTAATCTCAACTTCAGCAATGCTGTAATTCTTTGGAGTTAGTTTGATTCGTAATGTGTCTTCCTGAATGCAGTTTTTTACACTATTTGAGAATGTGGAGTAACCAACAGCCGAAGCTTGTATGGTTTTGTCAATTAAACTACCTGGGATTTTTAGTTCGAAAACACCATCCATATTAGAGGCGGCTCCAATATATGATCCTATAACTCCAACATTAGCAAAAGGAATTGGTTCGTTGTTTTGGTCGTTAGTCAGTTTGCCGACAATTCGAATTAATTTTATATTTTGTTCAGATTTGTTTTCCTCCTGAGCTTTAACCGAAAAGGCTAATGTGATTACAGCAAGGAACAGAGTAATGTATTTTTGCATAAGTATAAGGAGTTTGAATATTTTTAGTAAAATTAGATTCTAAATTAGTTGTAAGCTATCAATTCTCTTGCCAGAATTGAGAACTGTGTGTAATTTTATCTTTTTATTTTAATTTGAAAGAAATATTTCTTACAAAGATATGTTTATGACAGATTCAGAAAAGTAAAAGGTGTGGTTTTCATGATAAAAAATGTTAATTTTTATCATATGAGTTTATTTTTTGTTGAATTAGAAATACCTTCGTTTGCAATAAGCTTTCAATACGACCAGATCAATTTGGTTTCTTAAACTCATTAATAAATAGTGATCCTATGAAAAAAAAAATTATTATCCTGTCAATTCTTCCATTATTTCTTCTGTCATGTGTAGTATCAAAGAAAAAGTATGAAGAATTAGAATATGCAAAACGCCGAAGTGATGCAAAAGTGGTTGCTCTCGATAATGAGAATTCGAAAAAAGGTCAACATATTAGTCAGTTGAATTCTAAGTTGGATCGAACGCTAATGGAGTATAACGAAATGAAGAATAGCATGTCTGAGAGCAATGCTATGAAGAATACTGAAATTGATGATTTAAGTACGGACTTGATGGGACTTGCTTCGGATACGACAGAACTTAAGGTTCGTTTGATGGAAACATTGGATAAGTATAATTCTGCCTTGAATCTAAATGATCAAAATAATGTGAAGATTTCGGGTTTGTTAAAACAAATTGAATCGTTAAAATTGGAGTCTGGTAAGTTGAGTCAGGATTTAAAGACTGCAACTATTGATGCTGATTGGGAAAAGAAAAAAATAGCTACAGAAATTAAAAAGAATAGTGATTTGATCTCAATGAAAGATAAGGAGATTGAAAACCTAAAGGCTGAAATTAAAGAAAAGGATGGTAAGCTAAGTTGGTTGCGAAAGGTTCAGGATGAAAATGAAGCTGAAATTGAAAAACTGACCAATCAAGTTAAGTTGTATAAGAAAGAGTACGAGAAGGCTGTTGCAAAATAAGTTTTTTTCAAGAATAGATTATATTATGAGTAAGATGTGGGATCAGCGTTATGCTGAATCGAAATATATTTATGGAAAGAAGGCCAATGCATTTTTCGAAGAGCAATTAAATCTTCTTAGTTCAGGCAAAGTATTACTGCCTGCAGAAGGAGAGGGCCGAAATGCGGCTTACGCTGCCAGCAAAGGGTGGGCCGTTGATGCCTTTGATTACAGTAAGCAGGCAGTTGAAAATGCTCGGGTATTCTTCGAGGAAAATAAGGTTGATGTAAATATGTATCATGGGAGTATTTTAGATCATCCTACAGTTGTCGAAAAATATGATGCTCTTGCCCTACTTTATTTGCATTTGCCTTCGCAGGAAAGAATGAAAACTCATCACTTTGTTGCTGATTCCTTGAAACCTGGTGGAGTTGTTGTAATGGAAGTTTTCTCGAAAAGACAAATCGGTCGAAATTCCGGAGGACCGCAAAAGGAAGATATGCTCTACGATATTTTAGAAATCAGACGGGATTTTCATGAATTTGACATCTCTGTTTTAGAGGAAGTTGAAATTTATCTTTCAGAAGGAAAATTGCATAATGGAAATGCGATGGTGATTCGATTTGTTGGACGGAAAAAGAACATTTAGATATCTTGATTAATTAATTTTGAATTTTTAGCTTTGCGCTCATGGAAGTTTTATTACTAGCACTAGTGGGAATTGCGGGAATTGCATTTTTAACCACCTATTTTGGGCAGCGTTGGAAATCGAAAAAAGATGGGGATGAGGAAAGTGAAACTTCAGAAGAACCATTGGAGGAGTGCTGTGGTGCACATGAGATTTGCGAAACTGATTTGATTAATAAAATGTCTGAGGAAATATTATATTATGAAGACCAAGAATTAGATGCGTATAGGAACTTCGAAGAAAACGATTTTAATGATGATCAAATTGATGAGTTCCGTGAGGTCCTTTATTCTTTGAAGCAAAATGAAATGGAAGGGTGGTTGAGGAGTTTAGAACTTCGAAAAATAGAACTTCCTTCCATAATAAAATCAGAAGTTGTGTTTATGCTCGTTAATGAATGAAGAAATACTGATGACACGGATGTGCTTATCATGGGCAAGGTTTTGATTTTCAGTATAAAAAATATCAATACCGATCTGTCCGCCGCCTTATATTTTCTCCTGTGGTATAATACTATAAAAGATGGTTTAGTTCGCAATTAAATTCGTACCTTTGCGGCTCATAAATTTTATAGAATGAATTCATTTGAAAATCTTGGCCTTTCTGAGGCTATCCTAGGAGCAATCAAAGAGTTAGGCTTCGAAAATCCGACACCAATCCAAGAAAAGGCAATTCCTGTTCTTTTGGAAGGTAGATCTGATTTTGTTGGTTTGGCTCAAACTGGTACTGGGAAAACGGCGGCTTATGGTTTACCTTTGCTCGAACTAATCGAGCAAGACCAAAAATTACCACAAGCTTTGATTCTGTCCCCTACTAGGGAATTGGGAATCCAAATTGCAGACGACTTAAGACTATTTTCTAAAAATATTTTGAATCTTAATGTGGTAAACGTTTATGGCGGTGCTAGCATTGATGATCAAATCCGGAAATTAAGAAGAGGAGCACATGTTATTGTTGCAACTCCTGGCCGTCTACTTGATATGATTAGACGTAAAGCAGTAGATCTATCTAAAATCGAATATTTAATTCTTGATGAAGCAGATGAAATGCTTAATATGGGATTTAAAGAGGATATTGACGTAATTCTATCTTCTACTTCTGAAAATAAATTGACCTGGTTGTTTTCTGCAACTATGCCTAATGAAGTTCGAAGAATTGCTAAAAACTACATGACAGATCCTGTTGAAGTTACTGTAGGGAAAGCGAACACTTCGAATGTAAATATTTCGCATCAGTATTATTTATTAAATAATCGTGATCGTTACAACGTTCTGAAAAGAGTCGTTGATTATTACCCAGAAATATTCGGAATTGTTTTTTGTCGTACCCGAAAGGAAACGCAGGAAGTAGCCGAATTATTAATGAAAGATGGATATGCTGCAGATGCTTTGCATGGTGACCTTTCTCAGGTTCAGCGTGATAAAGTAATGAGAAGTTTTAAAAATAAAACAATTCAACTTTTAGTGGCTACAGATGTTGCTGCTCGTGGAATTGATATTGATGACCTTACTCACGTAATTCATTACAACTTGCCTGATGAGTTGGAATATTATACGCACAGAAGTGGTCGTACAGCAAGAGCAGGTAGATCTGGTATTTCTATTGCTTTGATTACTCCTCGCGATGAGAGAAAAGTAAGAGATCTTGCCAAAAAATTAAATGTTGAATTTGCTCAATTGAAGGTTCCTGGTGGTGAAGAAGTTTGTGAAAGACAATTGCTTCATTATATGAACCGTATCAAGGAGGTAAATATTGAAGATAATAATATCGGAGCCCATTTTGAAGCCATAAACAACGAATTAAGCGAATTAAGCAGAGAGGATATCATTAAGAAATTTGTATCTCTTGAGTTCAATCGTTTTATGGATTTCTATAAAAATACTCCTGATTTGAATATGAAATCATCTACTCAAAAAAGAGCTCAAAAAACTCATGAGAGTGTTGATAGCAATGAAGATCGTATGTTTATTAATATTGGGATAAAAGATGGAATTGATGTTCCTCGTTTATTGACTTTAATTCACAAGCAATGTGGAGTTAGAGGAAAGAATATTGGTAGAGTC contains:
- a CDS encoding GumC domain-containing protein, coding for MKKKIIILSILPLFLLSCVVSKKKYEELEYAKRRSDAKVVALDNENSKKGQHISQLNSKLDRTLMEYNEMKNSMSESNAMKNTEIDDLSTDLMGLASDTTELKVRLMETLDKYNSALNLNDQNNVKISGLLKQIESLKLESGKLSQDLKTATIDADWEKKKIATEIKKNSDLISMKDKEIENLKAEIKEKDGKLSWLRKVQDENEAEIEKLTNQVKLYKKEYEKAVAK
- a CDS encoding carboxypeptidase-like regulatory domain-containing protein, with the translated sequence MQKYITLFLAVITLAFSVKAQEENKSEQNIKLIRIVGKLTNDQNNEPIPFANVGVIGSYIGAASNMDGVFELKIPGSLIDKTIQASAVGYSTFSNSVKNCIQEDTLRIKLTPKNYSIAEVEITAQSLVLKKRIKTAIERISENYLQTPFNYDVYYRSEKFKNSELNRLREAAIRIYDDKGYQRADAYQVFKERGYKFLQVRKNFENASLADGSTYLDELLEMDIVRGRGNILNSNHIDFYNLKLEQITEYENDSIWVIGYKSKKPMLSNTGDYYAKEYSGKIYIKIKDFAVIKNETHVVASNYSSQGRSFYVNEERQKWKPLKIEYDFSVTYKQHSGRYYLSYVNYKRHHKVQDKKTKEITLVDINTEMLITKINTSNPEIIEKRAYYENMPYDKKFWESYNIIFDGK
- a CDS encoding DEAD/DEAH box helicase; translated protein: MNSFENLGLSEAILGAIKELGFENPTPIQEKAIPVLLEGRSDFVGLAQTGTGKTAAYGLPLLELIEQDQKLPQALILSPTRELGIQIADDLRLFSKNILNLNVVNVYGGASIDDQIRKLRRGAHVIVATPGRLLDMIRRKAVDLSKIEYLILDEADEMLNMGFKEDIDVILSSTSENKLTWLFSATMPNEVRRIAKNYMTDPVEVTVGKANTSNVNISHQYYLLNNRDRYNVLKRVVDYYPEIFGIVFCRTRKETQEVAELLMKDGYAADALHGDLSQVQRDKVMRSFKNKTIQLLVATDVAARGIDIDDLTHVIHYNLPDELEYYTHRSGRTARAGRSGISIALITPRDERKVRDLAKKLNVEFAQLKVPGGEEVCERQLLHYMNRIKEVNIEDNNIGAHFEAINNELSELSREDIIKKFVSLEFNRFMDFYKNTPDLNMKSSTQKRAQKTHESVDSNEDRMFINIGIKDGIDVPRLLTLIHKQCGVRGKNIGRVDLKGVFSFFDVEKEFTNEIVKGFAGAVVGDRAVRIEVSGDRPSSGGGESHRKGRSSRGSDRGGSDRSRGGSDRGGSKRESFKDRRRKTSDSPRYSERKKREA
- a CDS encoding class I SAM-dependent methyltransferase, with product MSKMWDQRYAESKYIYGKKANAFFEEQLNLLSSGKVLLPAEGEGRNAAYAASKGWAVDAFDYSKQAVENARVFFEENKVDVNMYHGSILDHPTVVEKYDALALLYLHLPSQERMKTHHFVADSLKPGGVVVMEVFSKRQIGRNSGGPQKEDMLYDILEIRRDFHEFDISVLEEVEIYLSEGKLHNGNAMVIRFVGRKKNI